The stretch of DNA GCAGCTCAATGGCCTCCGGGGCGAGCCCGTGGCGTTCGGCCGCCCAGGCATGCAGCCGCTGCGTTCGCGTGGGATCGGTGGCCTCTGGCATCGTCGTCTGGCTCCTTGGTGAGGGGGCGGGCGTGGTTGACGGCCCCGTGGGGGCCCCGCATGCTGAGTTCCCGACATCGTCGGCGATGGCAGGGCACATGCCGGCAGCACAGGCCGGGTGCGGCCTGTATAATACCGATTCACCCCGCCAAGGACATCGTGAGCATGGGCAAGCGACTCTCGTGGACAAGGACGGCCCTGGCAGGTCTGGCGAGCGCCGGCCTGGCGAGCGGGCCACTCTCGGCGGCGCCGCCCGAGTCGCTGCCGGCGGACCAGCTGGACTGGCAGCCCTGGGGCGAGGCGCGTCCCGCCGGCGAGCTGTGTCGCGGCCGCTACGTGATGCCGGACTACCGCCTGCCGCCGCCCTCCGGCGAGCAGGTGGCGAGCGAGTCCGACAACGTCGACTACGGCGAGGACGGCGAGACCCTGCTCGGCGGCGAAGTGCTGCTGCGTCGCGGCGACGCCCAGCTCGAGGCCCCCCGGGTGCGGGTGCCCGGCAGCCGGGAGACCGCCTACGCCGAGGGACCGCTGACGCTGCGCGACCGCGGCCTGCTGGTGCGCGGCGAGTCCGCCGAGCTCTCCCTGAACAGCGACGCCGCGAGCATCGACACGGCCCACTATGTGGCCCACGAGCAGCGCCTGCGTGGCGACGCCGTTCGCCTGGCCCGCCTCGAGGACGGCCGCTATCGTCTCACCGAGGCGAGCTTCACCACCTGCGAGCCGGGCAGCGATGTCTGGCGCCTGGTGGGCAACGACATCCTGCTCGACCGCGTGCGCGGCGTCGGTACCGCGAAGCATGCCCGCCTGGAGGTGGGCAGGGTGCCGGTCTTCTACTGGCCCTGGGTGCGCTTTCCCCTCGATGACCGCCGCCAGACCGGCTTCCTGTGGCCGCTGCTGGGCCTCTCCACGGACTCGCTCGACTACGCCCAGCCCTTCTACTGGAACATTGCCCCGAACCACGACGCCACCCTCACGCCGCGCTGGATCAGCGACCGCGGCCTGCTGCTCGGCGGCGAGTACCGCTACCTGTTCGACCAGCATGCCGGCCAGATCGAGGGCGCTTACCTGGCCAATGACGACGGCGACCCCGATGCCGACCCGAGCTACGCGGGTGAGGATCGCTGGTACATCGACTACCGGCACGCCGGGCGCCTGGCTCCCCGCACCCCCTACCGCCTGCGCTACGGGGCGGCCAGCGACGGCAGCTACTTCGACGACTTCGGACGCGATTTCGGCCAGGGCGAGGTGTCCAACATGCCGCGCCTGGCCCAGGTCGACCACCGCGGCGATGTCTGGCAGCTGCAGGCCAAGGCCCAGGGCTACCAGAAGCTCGACGACCCGCTGCTGCAGCGCGACAAGCCCTTCTATCGCCTGCCCAGCCTGACCGCCGATGCCCGCTGGTCCCAGGACAGCGGCTTCTACCAGCAGTGGCGCTCCAACGTCACCTACTTCTGGCGCGACGTGACGGCGGACGAGCAGGGTATCTACGAGGTGGGCGATCGTCGCCTGAGGATTCCCGTCACCGAGGCGGCCAACGGTACCCGGCTGCACCTCGCGCCGGCCACGGGCTGGCGGATGGACGAGAGCTGGGGGCACCTGGAGCCCCGCATTGACTGGCTCGCCACCGCCTACCGGCTGGACTACGGCAATCGCGAGACCGACCGCGACGAGCGCCTCACCCGCAGCGTGCCGGTCAGCACCGTCGACGGGGGCCTGGTCTTCGAGCGGGAGCTGGCGCTCGGCGGACGCGACTATCGCCAGACCCTGGAGCCGCGGGTCAACTACGCCTATGTGCCGGCGCGCGACCAGACCGACTTCCCGGTCTTCGACACCGCGGAGCAGGCCTTCTCCTGGAATCAGCTTTGGTCCCCCTACCGCTTCAGCGGGAGCGACCGTGTGGGCGACCTGAACCGCGTCTCGCTGGGCCTCTCGTCAAGGCTGCTGGCGGACGAGACCGGTCGCGAGCGGCTCTCGGTGGGCGTGGGCCAGGCCTACTACCTGGAGGACCGCACCATCGACATGGTGGGCGACCCGGATACCCTGCCGCCGGAGTCGAGTTTCGACCGCTACTATCGCGCCACCCGGGACCGTTCGCCGCTGGTCACCCGCGCCGACTGGCGGATCACCGACCAGTGGCGCACCCGCTGGCAGTGGCTCTACGACGACAACCTGGAGCAGACCGAGAGCACCTCGCTGGGCGTTCAGTACCTGTCACCGGCCGGTCACGTGCTGAACCTCGGCTATCGCTGGCAGCTCCAGGGCTTCGATCCCTCCCAGGAGGACGAGGACCGGCTGACCTACAACCGCGAGGAGTACGACCTGTCCTTCGCCTGGAAGGCCACCCGGCAGGTGGACCTGATAGGACGGGTGATCTACGACAACACCAACGACCGTGCCCTGGACCAGCTGGCGGGTGTCCAGTGGAACGACTGCTGCTATGGTCTGCAGCTGGTCTGGCGTGAGTGGATCGACGACAACGACACCGCCAACACCATCGAGGACGACCTCACCGACCGAGGGGTCTTCCTGCGCTTCGTGTTCAAGGGACTCGGCGGCGTCGGCGGCGAGGCCGCCAGCTTCTTCGAGCAGGCGGTGCCGGGCTACCGGACCGCCGGCCTGGACCTTCCCTGAGACATTCGACACCGACGAGAGGAAAGAGAGACATGCGCAGCCGACGTATCGCCACCCTGGCGCTGACCCTGTGCCTGGCCAGCCTGCCCCTGGTGGGGCAGGCGCAGGAGTCGGCCGCCGCGGAGCGCCAGCCGCTGGGTCGCCAGCAGCTGGATCGCATCGTGGCGGTGGTCAACGATGGCGCCATCATGGAGAGCGAGCTCGAGGATCGTTTCGCCCAGGTCCGCAGCCAGTTGGAGAGCCGGGGGCAGGGCGTCCCCCCCGACGATGTCCTGCGAGAGCAGGTGCTGGAGCGCATGATCGTCGAGGAGATCCAGCTGCAGATGGCCCGCGAGGCCAACCTGAGCGTCGATGACACCGAGCTCAACGGCCAGGTGCGCGCCATCGCCGAGAGCAATGGCATGACCCTGGAACAGTTCGCCGATGCGCTCGAGGCCGACGGTCTCTCGCTGGGCGTGGTCCGCGATCAGGTGCGCCGTGAACTGTTGATGCGCCAGCTGCAGCAGCGCCGGGTCGCCAGCCGCGTCGACATCTCCGAACGGGAGGTGGATCGCTTCGTGGAGCAGCAGGGCGCCACCCGTGACCAGGCGCGCCAGGCCCTGTTCCAGCGCAAGGTCAACGCCGAGATGGAGGAGTGGGTCCAGGAGATCCGCAGCCAGGCCTTCGTCGACAACCGCCTCGAGGCGCGATGATGTCGCAGGCGGGTGCGCCCGTGCTGGCCCTGACCTGCGGCGAGCCGGCGGGCATCGGCCCGGAGCTGGCTGTGATGCTGGCCGCCGACGGGGCACCCCCGGCCCGGGTGGTGGCCGTGGGCGACCCGGCCCTGCTGGCCGAGCGCGCCGCCATGATCGGACGTGAGGTCCAGGTCCAGGCGCTCGCCCCGGGGGAGCCACCCCCCGCGGCGCGCCAGGGCGTGCTGCCGGTGTGGCCGGTGGCGCTGCGGGCCCCGTCGCGCCCCGGTGAGCTCGATATCGCCAATGCCTGCCATGTGCTCGAGACACTGGATGTGGCGCTGCACGCCTGCCGGTCCGGCCAGGCGGCCGG from Halomonas aestuarii encodes:
- a CDS encoding SurA N-terminal domain-containing protein, with the protein product MRSRRIATLALTLCLASLPLVGQAQESAAAERQPLGRQQLDRIVAVVNDGAIMESELEDRFAQVRSQLESRGQGVPPDDVLREQVLERMIVEEIQLQMAREANLSVDDTELNGQVRAIAESNGMTLEQFADALEADGLSLGVVRDQVRRELLMRQLQQRRVASRVDISEREVDRFVEQQGATRDQARQALFQRKVNAEMEEWVQEIRSQAFVDNRLEAR
- a CDS encoding LPS-assembly protein LptD, with translation MGKRLSWTRTALAGLASAGLASGPLSAAPPESLPADQLDWQPWGEARPAGELCRGRYVMPDYRLPPPSGEQVASESDNVDYGEDGETLLGGEVLLRRGDAQLEAPRVRVPGSRETAYAEGPLTLRDRGLLVRGESAELSLNSDAASIDTAHYVAHEQRLRGDAVRLARLEDGRYRLTEASFTTCEPGSDVWRLVGNDILLDRVRGVGTAKHARLEVGRVPVFYWPWVRFPLDDRRQTGFLWPLLGLSTDSLDYAQPFYWNIAPNHDATLTPRWISDRGLLLGGEYRYLFDQHAGQIEGAYLANDDGDPDADPSYAGEDRWYIDYRHAGRLAPRTPYRLRYGAASDGSYFDDFGRDFGQGEVSNMPRLAQVDHRGDVWQLQAKAQGYQKLDDPLLQRDKPFYRLPSLTADARWSQDSGFYQQWRSNVTYFWRDVTADEQGIYEVGDRRLRIPVTEAANGTRLHLAPATGWRMDESWGHLEPRIDWLATAYRLDYGNRETDRDERLTRSVPVSTVDGGLVFERELALGGRDYRQTLEPRVNYAYVPARDQTDFPVFDTAEQAFSWNQLWSPYRFSGSDRVGDLNRVSLGLSSRLLADETGRERLSVGVGQAYYLEDRTIDMVGDPDTLPPESSFDRYYRATRDRSPLVTRADWRITDQWRTRWQWLYDDNLEQTESTSLGVQYLSPAGHVLNLGYRWQLQGFDPSQEDEDRLTYNREEYDLSFAWKATRQVDLIGRVIYDNTNDRALDQLAGVQWNDCCYGLQLVWREWIDDNDTANTIEDDLTDRGVFLRFVFKGLGGVGGEAASFFEQAVPGYRTAGLDLP